One window of Trinickia caryophylli genomic DNA carries:
- a CDS encoding DUF5943 domain-containing protein — protein MQPQLPIDVDPDTGVWTTDALPMLYVPRHFFTNNHVAVEEALGLEAYAEILYKAGYKSAYHWCDKEAKLHGIGGMAVFEHYLKRLSQRGWGLFSIREADPSTARARIELRHSSFVLAQPGKEGKLCYMFAGWFAGAMDWVNDTTPQGKGAPRAQSKEVQCAAEHHDYCVFEVSPIAH, from the coding sequence ATGCAACCGCAACTGCCGATCGACGTCGACCCCGATACCGGCGTCTGGACCACGGACGCATTGCCCATGCTCTACGTGCCGCGGCATTTCTTCACGAACAACCATGTAGCCGTCGAAGAGGCGCTGGGCCTGGAGGCGTATGCCGAGATTCTTTACAAAGCCGGCTACAAGTCCGCGTATCACTGGTGCGACAAGGAAGCGAAGCTGCACGGCATCGGCGGGATGGCGGTCTTCGAGCACTACCTGAAGCGCCTGTCGCAGCGTGGCTGGGGGCTCTTTTCGATTCGCGAAGCGGATCCGTCCACGGCGCGCGCACGCATCGAGCTGCGCCATTCGTCGTTCGTGCTCGCGCAGCCCGGCAAGGAAGGCAAGCTGTGCTACATGTTCGCGGGGTGGTTCGCAGGCGCGATGGACTGGGTCAACGATACGACGCCGCAAGGCAAGGGCGCGCCGCGCGCCCAATCGAAGGAAGTGCAGTGCGCAGCCGAGCACCACGATTACTGCGTCTTCGAGGTTTCGCCGATCGCTCACTGA
- a CDS encoding dipeptidase: MSTLHQDSIIIDGLNISKFERSVFEDMRKGGITAANCTVSVWENFTKTVDNIGLMKKQIRDNGELLTLVRTTDDILRAKKEGKTGIILGFQNAHAFEDNLGYIEAFADMGVRVVQLCYNTQNLVGTGCYERDGGLSDFGREVITEMNRVGIMVDLSHVGGNTSSEAIAFSKKPVCYSHCLPSGLKAHPRNKSDEQLKEVADAGGFVGVTMFAPFLKRGIDATVEDYIEAIDYVVNLIGEDAVGIGTDFTQGYSVDFFDMLTHDKGRYRRLTNFGKVVNPEGIRTIGEFPNLTAAMERAGWKASRIRKIMGENWVRVFKDVWGA; this comes from the coding sequence ATGAGCACACTGCATCAGGACAGCATCATCATCGACGGCCTGAACATCTCGAAGTTCGAGCGGTCGGTGTTCGAAGACATGCGAAAGGGCGGCATCACGGCCGCGAACTGCACGGTCTCCGTCTGGGAAAACTTCACGAAGACCGTCGACAACATCGGGCTGATGAAAAAGCAGATTCGCGATAACGGCGAACTGCTCACGCTCGTGCGCACGACCGACGACATCCTGCGTGCAAAGAAGGAAGGCAAGACCGGCATCATTCTCGGATTCCAGAACGCGCATGCGTTCGAGGACAACCTCGGCTATATCGAAGCGTTCGCCGACATGGGCGTGCGTGTCGTCCAGCTTTGCTACAACACGCAGAACCTCGTGGGTACGGGCTGCTACGAGCGCGATGGCGGGCTTTCCGATTTCGGACGCGAAGTGATCACAGAGATGAACCGGGTCGGGATCATGGTCGACCTGTCGCATGTGGGTGGCAACACGTCTTCCGAGGCCATCGCCTTTTCGAAGAAGCCCGTTTGTTACTCCCATTGCCTGCCCTCGGGCCTCAAGGCGCACCCGCGCAACAAGAGCGACGAACAGCTCAAGGAGGTCGCCGATGCAGGCGGCTTCGTCGGCGTGACGATGTTCGCGCCGTTCCTGAAGCGCGGCATCGACGCCACCGTCGAAGACTACATCGAAGCGATCGACTACGTCGTCAATCTGATCGGCGAAGACGCCGTGGGCATCGGCACCGACTTCACGCAGGGCTACAGCGTGGACTTCTTCGACATGCTCACGCACGACAAGGGCCGCTACCGGCGCCTCACGAATTTCGGCAAGGTGGTCAACCCGGAGGGGATTCGCACGATCGGCGAGTTTCCGAACCTGACCGCGGCCATGGAACGCGCCGGATGGAAGGCGTCGCGCATCCGCAAGATCATGGGCGAGAACTGGGTGCGTGTGTTCAAGGACGTCTGGGGCGCGTGA
- a CDS encoding TonB-dependent siderophore receptor, with product MLATAAAGAQAQGEGAATAEASSDAKVLPAVTVRAQSLQAPDGPGVGYVAKRSKTGTKTDSDLLTNPQSVSVITRQQMDDQGAQTVDQALRYTPGVYTQDGTDIRFDQIYGRGFALDSYLDGLRLYQSPRFATPRIDPYFIERMEVLHGPASVLYGQGSPGGLVSYVSKLPTETPYHEVMMQIGNHGNYQLGFDFSGPVDKDGKVLYRITGLGRTSETQVSEIKDQRIAIQPSVTIRPDRNTTFTLQGSFQRDPNGGLFNPVPAGATLFYNPNGRLGPDRYFGDPDRDGMHRTQYWFGYQFEHAFNDTFSVSQHVRYLHIDDHYYQTSVTSALAANRRTVSMWANVDNEHYTQFEVDTHAQAKFATGSVAHTVLFGVDYQRSMLGDTEGNGVVGTVDLYNPNFAALPTQQANTRLDYSLSQVGVYAQDEARWRKWVLTFGIREDWTGGNQQTRSLTTGSSTIYHSNNHAFTWRAGLAYQFDSGIAPYVSYAKSFQPVLGATYAGAPFSPTTGKQFEVGVRYQPHWFDGYFSLAAFNLTQNNVSVVDPAHAGFVVQTGQIRSRGIEFEAHANVTEELKLVASYAFINQVVTASTASTGNYGKRPTIAPRNTAALWADYTFHRGPLRNFGLSSGVRYMSSSAGDAANTFTVPGRVLFDVGAHYDIQNWRLSLNVANLFNREYISYCTSSSVCYWGATRTVLGTARYQW from the coding sequence ATGCTGGCCACGGCTGCTGCCGGCGCGCAGGCGCAGGGCGAGGGGGCGGCCACCGCCGAGGCATCGTCCGACGCGAAAGTGCTGCCGGCCGTGACCGTGCGGGCGCAGTCGTTGCAGGCGCCGGACGGTCCGGGCGTGGGCTATGTCGCCAAGCGCTCGAAGACGGGTACGAAGACCGATTCGGATCTGCTGACGAACCCGCAGAGCGTGTCCGTGATCACGCGCCAGCAGATGGACGACCAAGGCGCGCAAACCGTCGATCAGGCGCTGCGCTACACCCCCGGCGTCTATACGCAGGATGGCACCGATATCCGCTTCGACCAGATCTACGGGCGCGGTTTCGCGCTCGACTCGTACCTTGACGGGCTGCGCCTTTACCAATCGCCGCGCTTCGCCACGCCGCGCATCGATCCTTACTTCATCGAGCGAATGGAGGTGCTGCACGGCCCGGCATCGGTGCTGTACGGCCAAGGCAGTCCGGGCGGCCTCGTGAGCTACGTGAGCAAGCTGCCGACCGAGACGCCTTATCACGAAGTGATGATGCAGATCGGCAACCACGGCAACTACCAGCTCGGCTTCGATTTCAGCGGTCCCGTCGACAAGGACGGCAAGGTCCTCTATCGGATCACGGGGCTTGGCCGCACCTCCGAAACGCAGGTGAGCGAGATCAAGGACCAGCGTATCGCCATCCAGCCGTCGGTCACGATCCGCCCTGACCGTAACACGACGTTCACGCTGCAAGGCAGCTTCCAGCGCGATCCGAACGGGGGGCTCTTCAATCCCGTGCCGGCGGGCGCCACGCTCTTTTACAACCCGAACGGCCGTCTCGGGCCCGATCGATACTTCGGCGATCCCGACCGGGACGGCATGCATCGCACGCAATACTGGTTCGGCTATCAGTTCGAGCATGCGTTCAACGACACGTTCAGCGTGTCGCAGCATGTGCGCTACCTGCATATCGACGATCACTACTACCAGACCTCGGTCACGAGCGCGCTCGCGGCCAACCGGCGCACCGTGTCGATGTGGGCGAACGTCGACAACGAGCATTACACGCAGTTCGAAGTCGATACGCACGCCCAGGCAAAATTCGCGACCGGCAGCGTGGCGCACACGGTGCTTTTCGGCGTCGACTATCAGCGTTCCATGCTGGGCGACACCGAAGGAAACGGGGTGGTCGGCACGGTCGATCTCTACAACCCGAACTTCGCGGCGCTGCCCACTCAGCAGGCGAATACCCGGCTCGATTATTCGTTGAGCCAGGTCGGCGTCTACGCGCAGGACGAGGCGCGCTGGCGCAAATGGGTACTGACGTTCGGCATACGCGAGGATTGGACGGGCGGCAACCAGCAGACGCGGTCGCTGACGACCGGCAGCTCCACGATCTATCACTCGAACAACCATGCGTTCACGTGGCGGGCAGGCCTTGCCTATCAGTTCGACAGCGGTATTGCGCCGTACGTGAGCTACGCGAAGTCGTTCCAGCCCGTGCTCGGCGCTACCTATGCGGGCGCGCCATTCTCGCCGACGACGGGCAAGCAGTTCGAAGTAGGCGTGCGCTATCAGCCGCACTGGTTCGACGGCTACTTCTCGCTTGCCGCCTTCAACCTGACGCAGAACAACGTCTCGGTGGTCGATCCGGCGCACGCGGGCTTCGTCGTTCAGACGGGCCAGATCCGCTCGCGCGGGATCGAGTTCGAAGCCCATGCGAACGTGACCGAAGAGCTGAAGCTCGTGGCTTCGTACGCGTTCATCAATCAGGTCGTAACGGCGAGCACCGCCTCGACGGGCAACTACGGCAAGCGTCCGACGATCGCCCCGCGCAACACGGCGGCGCTTTGGGCCGACTACACGTTCCATCGCGGGCCGCTGCGCAACTTCGGGCTCAGCTCGGGCGTGCGCTACATGAGCAGCTCGGCCGGCGATGCGGCCAACACGTTTACGGTGCCTGGGCGCGTGCTCTTCGATGTCGGCGCGCATTACGACATCCAGAACTGGCGTCTGTCGCTCAACGTGGCCAACCTCTTCAATCGCGAGTACATCTCGTACTGCACGTCGTCGTCGGTGTGCTATTGGGGGGCTACGCGTACCGTGCTCGGAACGGCGCGTTACCAGTGGTGA
- the proP gene encoding glycine betaine/L-proline transporter ProP: MASHNPSSISRTRAADVTIVDSTLLKRAVGAMALGNAMEWFDFGVYSYIAVTLGKVFFPSSSPSAQLIATFGTFAAAFLVRPIGGMVFGPLGDKIGRQRVLAMTMILMASGTFAIGLIPSYERIGVLAPALLLVARLVQGFSTGGEYGGAATFIAEFATDRRRGFAGSFLEFGTLIGYVLGAGTVAALTALLPQDALLSWGWRVPFFVAGPLGLVGLYIRTKLEETPAFQKEALAREAEERSRPKQGFVELLARQKKPMLQCVGLVLIFNVADYMALSYLPSYLSATLRFNEAHGLFLVLLVMVLMMPMTLFAGHLSDEIGRKPVLLLGCVGFLLLSIPALQLIRTASVVPVFGGMLILGALLSTFTGAMPAALPALFPTRIRYSALAIGFNVSVSLFGGTTPLVTAWLIDRTGNLMTPAYYLMGASAIGIVSVLTLRETARRPLPGSAPCIAGHAGVTGMRADTRRHHGSEVSGAIEERA, from the coding sequence ATCGCAAGTCACAACCCGTCTTCCATTTCGCGCACCCGCGCGGCCGACGTCACCATCGTCGACAGCACGCTTCTCAAGCGCGCTGTCGGTGCGATGGCGCTCGGTAACGCCATGGAGTGGTTCGACTTCGGCGTATATAGCTATATCGCCGTCACCCTCGGCAAAGTGTTCTTTCCGTCGAGCAGCCCCTCGGCGCAGTTGATTGCCACGTTCGGCACGTTCGCCGCCGCGTTTCTGGTGCGCCCGATCGGCGGCATGGTATTCGGCCCGCTCGGCGACAAGATCGGCCGCCAGCGCGTGCTCGCCATGACGATGATCCTGATGGCCTCGGGTACGTTCGCGATCGGCCTGATCCCGAGCTACGAGCGAATCGGCGTGCTCGCGCCGGCCTTGCTGCTCGTCGCCCGACTCGTACAGGGATTCTCGACCGGCGGCGAGTATGGCGGCGCGGCCACGTTCATCGCCGAGTTCGCGACGGATCGCCGTCGCGGTTTCGCCGGCAGCTTTCTCGAATTCGGCACGCTGATCGGTTATGTGCTCGGCGCGGGCACGGTCGCGGCGCTCACGGCGCTGCTGCCTCAAGACGCACTGCTCTCATGGGGCTGGCGCGTGCCGTTTTTCGTTGCGGGCCCGCTCGGGCTCGTCGGCCTATATATCCGGACGAAGCTGGAGGAAACGCCCGCCTTCCAAAAGGAAGCACTGGCCCGCGAAGCGGAAGAGCGGTCACGGCCAAAGCAAGGCTTCGTCGAGTTGCTCGCGCGGCAGAAAAAACCCATGCTCCAGTGCGTGGGCCTCGTGCTGATCTTCAACGTGGCCGACTATATGGCGCTGTCGTATCTGCCGAGCTATCTCTCGGCCACGCTCCGCTTCAACGAAGCACATGGCCTCTTTCTCGTGCTGCTCGTGATGGTATTGATGATGCCGATGACGCTCTTCGCGGGGCATCTGTCCGATGAAATCGGACGCAAACCGGTATTGCTGCTCGGCTGCGTGGGCTTTCTGCTCTTGTCGATTCCGGCACTGCAACTGATCCGCACGGCGTCGGTAGTGCCGGTGTTCGGTGGCATGCTGATTCTCGGCGCGCTGCTTTCGACGTTCACGGGTGCGATGCCGGCTGCGTTGCCGGCGCTCTTTCCCACGCGGATCCGTTACAGCGCACTCGCCATCGGGTTCAATGTTTCCGTGTCGCTTTTTGGCGGGACGACGCCCCTCGTCACCGCGTGGCTGATCGATCGCACCGGCAACCTGATGACGCCGGCCTATTACCTGATGGGGGCATCCGCGATCGGGATCGTCTCCGTGCTGACGCTGCGCGAAACGGCCCGCAGGCCGCTGCCGGGCTCGGCTCCCTGCATTGCCGGACACGCCGGGGTCACCGGCATGCGCGCCGACACACGCCGCCACCACGGCAGCGAAGTGTCGGGCGCGATCGAAGAACGTGCTTGA
- a CDS encoding ABC transporter substrate-binding protein, translating to MERSEFVAAHGADAPAGPSSSMAPAGAGFSRRRREALVRLAATAAALATPAAAGWARAAGLASPGSDAAPARSYGASPIASPQRIVVLDWPLTEVVLSIGVVPVGVSRPPWYRMLAGDPPLPAAVVDTGLLYQPNFEVIAALEPDLIVVTPWHAPLMGLLQRIAPTCVVPLFAPGRDVYAAVRAGTHELAQRLGRTAAADALVARADASVREASRRLAGFRATRRPVYLLHPVDDRHLSVFGRNSLFGGVLAQLGIENAWQGTADAQGAASADLASLARNADAEAVVIGLPPGLAAQLAQSPLWRALPFVRHGRVRQIAPLPALGGLVTSMRFASGLAQALQGVTT from the coding sequence ATGGAGCGCTCGGAGTTCGTCGCGGCGCACGGCGCCGATGCGCCGGCTGGGCCGTCTTCTTCGATGGCGCCGGCCGGCGCCGGCTTCAGTCGCCGCAGGCGCGAAGCGCTCGTGCGGCTGGCTGCAACCGCCGCGGCGCTCGCCACGCCCGCGGCTGCCGGGTGGGCGCGCGCCGCCGGGCTCGCTTCGCCCGGCAGCGACGCCGCGCCGGCCCGATCCTACGGCGCCTCGCCCATCGCTTCGCCGCAGCGAATCGTCGTGCTCGACTGGCCGCTCACCGAAGTGGTCCTGTCGATCGGTGTGGTGCCGGTGGGCGTTTCCCGGCCGCCGTGGTACAGAATGCTCGCTGGCGATCCTCCGCTGCCGGCTGCCGTCGTCGATACGGGGCTACTCTATCAGCCGAACTTCGAAGTGATCGCGGCGCTCGAGCCCGATCTGATCGTCGTGACGCCGTGGCACGCACCGCTCATGGGCCTGTTGCAGCGGATCGCGCCGACTTGCGTCGTGCCGCTTTTCGCGCCGGGCCGCGATGTCTATGCGGCCGTGCGCGCCGGTACGCACGAGCTGGCGCAGCGGCTCGGCCGGACTGCTGCGGCCGATGCGCTCGTCGCGCGCGCCGATGCGAGCGTGCGGGAAGCCTCGCGGCGGCTGGCGGGATTTCGCGCGACGCGGCGGCCCGTCTATCTGCTGCATCCGGTGGACGACCGCCATCTCTCCGTATTCGGTCGCAACAGCCTTTTCGGCGGCGTGCTGGCACAGCTCGGTATCGAGAACGCATGGCAGGGCACCGCCGATGCGCAAGGTGCGGCCAGCGCGGATCTCGCGTCGCTCGCCCGCAATGCGGATGCCGAAGCCGTCGTCATCGGGTTGCCGCCCGGACTCGCGGCACAGCTCGCCCAAAGCCCGCTCTGGCGGGCACTGCCGTTCGTGCGGCACGGCCGGGTGCGGCAGATCGCGCCGCTGCCGGCCCTCGGCGGCCTCGTGACGTCCATGCGCTTTGCAAGCGGTCTCGCGCAGGCCCTACAGGGAGTCACTACTTGA
- the fhuB gene encoding Fe(3+)-hydroxamate ABC transporter permease FhuB, which yields MNRSTTAMGASGTPRAWYFATLLVIAAVALGVHTLSAQLPLAQWPGIVFAGDGASLAQLVARYGWLPRLFVSLIAGASLSLAGVVFQQVLRNPLAEPLTLGVSAGAYLALTVASIVVPALAFDVRFAIAFGGSALAMLTTVALTWRKGFAAVSVVLAGMIVNLYCGALSVLLTIVFERSLTSVFIWGGGSLVQGGWSTVNWLAPRALACGVGAALLVRPLTLFSLDDRSARQLGLSIAWARFAALGIAVLTSAFVTSAVGVIGFIGLGGPALARAMGARTLREQLLWAPFAGAMLLTLADQIVQCLPGLLGEVLPTGAVTGLLGGPLLLWMLYRLRVHGPRPASAESEPKRRSTRAAALMLGGLLAIAVVASLRFSMSMHGWEWSSAAQWAHVAFWRVPRLVASLGAGVMVALAGTLLQRVTGNPMASPDLLGVSGGAMLGMLVAAVAVGPSTPALLAGAAAGAAICLVALFALGRRSGFAPEHLLLAGIAISALSQSVVVLATASGGAYASVLRAMLYGSTYAVLPTTAIAVTASAVLGTIAAFLGARWLDILPLGANVSDALGVRTRDVRLLLLAIAAGLTAGATVVIGPMSFVGLMAPHLARLMGFSRARAQMLVAALLGALLMVLSDWLGRNVVFPQQMPAGILATLIGGPYLMWLLRRH from the coding sequence TTGAACCGTTCCACGACGGCCATGGGCGCGAGCGGCACGCCGCGCGCCTGGTACTTCGCCACGCTGCTCGTAATTGCCGCGGTCGCGCTCGGCGTCCACACGCTGTCGGCGCAATTGCCCCTTGCTCAGTGGCCCGGGATCGTCTTCGCTGGCGACGGTGCGTCACTGGCGCAACTCGTAGCCCGCTACGGCTGGCTGCCGCGCCTTTTCGTCTCGCTGATCGCGGGCGCCTCGCTGTCGCTTGCCGGCGTCGTTTTCCAGCAGGTGCTGCGCAACCCGCTCGCCGAGCCGTTGACGCTCGGAGTCTCGGCCGGCGCTTACCTCGCGCTCACGGTGGCGTCCATCGTCGTACCGGCGCTCGCGTTCGACGTGCGCTTCGCCATTGCGTTCGGCGGGTCCGCGCTCGCCATGCTGACGACAGTGGCACTGACATGGCGCAAGGGCTTTGCCGCGGTGTCGGTCGTGCTCGCGGGCATGATCGTGAATCTCTATTGCGGCGCGCTTTCCGTGCTGCTCACGATCGTCTTCGAGCGTTCGCTCACCTCGGTTTTCATCTGGGGCGGCGGGTCGCTCGTGCAAGGCGGCTGGAGTACCGTCAACTGGCTCGCGCCGCGCGCGCTCGCGTGCGGCGTCGGCGCAGCACTGCTCGTTCGGCCGCTTACGTTGTTTTCGCTCGACGATCGCAGCGCACGGCAACTGGGCCTTTCGATCGCCTGGGCGCGTTTCGCGGCGCTCGGCATTGCCGTGTTGACGAGCGCGTTCGTGACGAGCGCCGTCGGCGTCATCGGCTTCATCGGACTCGGCGGGCCCGCGCTCGCGCGCGCGATGGGCGCGCGCACGCTGCGCGAACAGTTGCTCTGGGCGCCGTTCGCGGGCGCGATGCTGCTCACGCTCGCCGATCAGATCGTGCAGTGCCTGCCGGGGTTGCTCGGCGAAGTGTTGCCCACGGGGGCCGTGACCGGACTGCTCGGCGGCCCGTTGCTGCTCTGGATGCTGTATCGCCTGCGCGTGCACGGGCCGCGTCCGGCGTCCGCCGAGAGCGAGCCGAAGCGTCGCTCGACACGCGCGGCCGCGTTGATGCTCGGCGGCCTGTTGGCGATCGCCGTCGTGGCCTCCTTGCGATTTTCCATGTCGATGCATGGTTGGGAATGGAGCAGCGCTGCGCAATGGGCACACGTTGCGTTTTGGCGCGTCCCGCGGCTTGTCGCTTCGCTCGGGGCGGGCGTGATGGTCGCGCTCGCGGGCACGCTGTTGCAGCGGGTGACGGGCAACCCGATGGCGAGCCCGGACCTGCTCGGCGTGAGCGGCGGGGCGATGCTCGGCATGCTCGTGGCGGCGGTGGCGGTCGGCCCGTCCACGCCGGCGTTGCTCGCGGGCGCGGCGGCGGGCGCCGCGATTTGCCTGGTCGCGCTCTTCGCGCTCGGCCGGCGCAGCGGTTTCGCGCCCGAGCATCTGTTGCTGGCGGGCATTGCGATCAGCGCCCTGTCGCAATCGGTCGTGGTGCTGGCCACCGCCAGCGGCGGGGCCTACGCCAGCGTATTGCGCGCCATGCTGTACGGCTCGACGTACGCCGTTTTGCCGACGACGGCTATCGCCGTCACCGCGAGTGCGGTTCTCGGGACCATTGCAGCATTCCTGGGGGCGCGATGGCTCGATATCCTGCCGCTCGGCGCGAACGTCTCCGACGCCCTCGGCGTGCGCACGCGCGACGTCCGGCTCCTGCTGCTCGCCATCGCGGCGGGCCTGACCGCGGGCGCTACGGTCGTGATCGGGCCGATGTCGTTCGTCGGACTCATGGCACCGCATCTGGCTCGCCTCATGGGATTCTCGCGGGCCCGCGCGCAGATGCTCGTCGCCGCGCTCCTCGGCGCGCTGCTGATGGTGCTTTCGGACTGGCTCGGCCGCAACGTCGTGTTTCCTCAGCAGATGCCGGCCGGCATTCTCGCGACCCTCATCGGCGGCCCCTATTTGATGTGGCTGCTGCGGCGCCATTGA
- a CDS encoding serine hydroxymethyltransferase yields the protein MSNTQDFFSQPLAQRDAPVKSAILKELERQQSQVELIASENIVSRAVLEAQGSVLTNKYAEGYPGKRYYGGCEFADEVESLAIERIKRLFNAGFANVQPHSGAQANGSVMLALAKPGDTVLGMSLDAGGHLTHGAKPALSGKWFNSVQYGVSRDTMLIDYDQVEELAQQHKPSLIIAGFSAYPRKLDFARFRAIADSVGARLMVDMAHIAGVIAAGRHSNPVEHAHVVTSTTHKTLRGPRGGFVLTNDEDIAKKINSAVFPGLQGGPLMHVIAGKAVAFGEALEDGFKTYIDNVLANARALGEVLKDGGVDLVTGGTDNHLLLVDLRPKGLKGTQVEQALERAGITCNKNGIPFDTEKPTVTSGIRLGTPAATTRGFGVSEFREVGRLILDVFDALRTHPEGDHATEQRVRREIFALCERFPIY from the coding sequence ATGTCGAATACTCAGGATTTCTTCTCGCAGCCCTTGGCGCAGCGCGACGCGCCGGTCAAGAGCGCCATTCTCAAAGAGCTCGAGCGGCAGCAGTCGCAGGTGGAGCTGATCGCGTCGGAAAACATTGTTTCGCGCGCGGTGCTCGAAGCGCAGGGCTCGGTGCTGACCAACAAGTATGCCGAGGGCTATCCGGGCAAACGTTACTACGGCGGCTGCGAGTTCGCCGACGAAGTCGAATCGCTCGCGATCGAGCGCATCAAGCGGCTCTTCAATGCCGGATTCGCGAACGTGCAGCCGCATTCGGGGGCACAGGCGAACGGATCCGTCATGCTGGCGCTGGCCAAGCCGGGCGATACGGTGCTCGGCATGTCGCTCGACGCGGGCGGTCATCTGACGCACGGCGCGAAACCGGCGCTGTCCGGCAAATGGTTCAACTCGGTGCAGTACGGCGTGAGCCGCGACACGATGCTGATCGACTACGATCAGGTCGAGGAACTCGCGCAGCAACACAAGCCGAGCCTCATCATCGCCGGCTTCTCCGCCTATCCGCGCAAGCTCGATTTCGCGCGCTTTCGCGCGATCGCCGACAGCGTGGGCGCCAGGCTCATGGTCGACATGGCCCATATCGCCGGCGTGATCGCGGCGGGGCGGCATTCGAATCCGGTCGAGCATGCGCACGTCGTCACCTCGACCACGCACAAGACGCTGCGCGGCCCGCGCGGCGGGTTCGTGCTGACCAACGACGAAGACATCGCTAAGAAGATCAACTCGGCCGTCTTCCCGGGCCTGCAAGGCGGCCCGCTGATGCACGTGATCGCGGGCAAGGCCGTGGCCTTCGGCGAGGCCCTCGAAGACGGCTTCAAGACCTACATCGACAACGTGCTGGCCAACGCGCGGGCACTCGGCGAAGTGCTCAAGGACGGCGGTGTCGATCTCGTGACGGGCGGCACGGACAACCACTTGCTGCTCGTCGATCTGCGGCCGAAGGGGCTGAAAGGCACGCAGGTCGAGCAGGCGCTCGAGCGGGCCGGGATCACCTGCAACAAGAACGGCATCCCTTTCGACACCGAAAAGCCGACGGTCACGTCGGGCATTCGTCTCGGCACGCCCGCTGCAACCACGCGCGGCTTCGGCGTGAGCGAGTTCCGAGAAGTGGGGCGCCTGATTCTCGACGTGTTCGATGCGCTGCGCACCCACCCCGAGGGCGACCACGCTACCGAGCAGCGCGTACGCCGCGAGATCTTCGCGCTTTGCGAGCGCTTTCCGATTTACTGA